Proteins found in one Nostoc sp. NIES-3756 genomic segment:
- the tilS gene encoding tRNA lysidine(34) synthetase TilS, translating into MVWTNLHAKVHRTIRSRLLFDRGQRLLIAVSGGQDSLCLMKLLLDLQPKWKWELGLAHCDHRWRDDSQANAEHVKKIAEYWGVSFYLETASKAVNSEAMARDWRYQALSAIAQAHNYKYIVTGHTASDRAETLLYNLMRGTGADGLQALTWQRPLTENILLVRPLLEITRKQTEQFCQEFQLPIWEDSTNQDLKYARNRIRQELIPYLQGNFNPQAELAIAQTAELLQAEVEYLEQQAQQLKEEAMEWGVGSGGSLRSRSVSETDAPRTTALTNQEWGVGGDGEVGKDRKNKISPSSPSSPVRLNRRVLQKAPLALQRRVMRQVLQGILPDAPNFEHIEKLTALITAPNRSQTDPFPGGAIAQVQDDWIILNTRD; encoded by the coding sequence ATGGTGTGGACTAACCTTCATGCAAAGGTACATCGTACTATCCGATCGCGGCTGTTATTTGACCGTGGGCAACGTTTGTTAATAGCGGTTTCTGGAGGGCAGGATTCTCTGTGTTTGATGAAACTGCTGTTAGATTTACAACCTAAATGGAAGTGGGAATTAGGTCTTGCCCATTGTGATCATCGCTGGCGTGATGATTCTCAAGCTAATGCTGAGCATGTAAAAAAAATAGCTGAATATTGGGGTGTATCTTTTTATTTAGAAACAGCAAGTAAGGCTGTCAATAGTGAAGCGATGGCTCGTGATTGGCGGTATCAAGCCTTAAGTGCGATCGCTCAAGCCCATAATTACAAATATATAGTTACAGGACACACAGCTAGCGATCGCGCCGAAACTCTTTTATATAACTTAATGCGTGGTACTGGTGCAGATGGCTTACAAGCTTTGACTTGGCAACGTCCACTGACTGAAAATATCTTGTTAGTGCGTCCATTATTAGAGATTACCCGTAAACAAACAGAGCAATTTTGCCAAGAGTTTCAACTACCAATTTGGGAAGACTCCACCAACCAAGACTTAAAATATGCCCGTAATCGCATTCGCCAAGAATTAATCCCTTACTTACAAGGCAATTTTAATCCCCAGGCAGAATTAGCCATAGCCCAAACAGCCGAACTCCTGCAAGCCGAGGTTGAGTATTTAGAACAACAAGCGCAGCAGTTAAAGGAAGAAGCGATGGAATGGGGAGTGGGAAGTGGTGGTTCTCTGCGTTCGCGTAGCGTGTCGGAGACAGACGCTCCGCGAACGACTGCGCTCACCAACCAGGAGTGGGGAGTGGGGGGAGATGGGGAAGTGGGAAAAGATAGAAAAAATAAAATATCTCCCTCATCTCCCTCATCTCCAGTCCGCCTCAACCGTCGGGTATTACAAAAAGCGCCATTGGCATTGCAACGGCGCGTGATGCGGCAAGTATTACAGGGAATACTGCCTGATGCTCCTAATTTTGAACATATCGAAAAATTAACAGCATTAATTACCGCACCTAACCGTTCACAAACTGATCCGTTTCCTGGTGGTGCGATCGCTCAAGTCCAAGACGACTGGATAATATTAAACACTAGGGATTAA